The proteins below are encoded in one region of Metallibacterium scheffleri:
- a CDS encoding type IV pilus twitching motility protein PilT, producing MDIAELLAFSVKNKASDLHLSAGLPPMIRVDGDVRRINVPALEHKQVHALIYDIMSDKQRRDYEEFLEVDFSFEIAGLARFRVNAFNQNRGAAAVFRTIPSEVWTLEDLGAPKIFKDLIDQPQGLILCTGPTGSGKSTTLAAMVDYVNKNNYGHILTIEDPIEFVHTSQKCLINQREVHRDTHGFNEALRSALREDPDFILVGEMRDIETIRLALTAAETGHLVFATLHTSSAAKTIDRIIDVFPAGEKPMVRSMLSESLRAVVAQSLLKKVGGGRIAAHEIMVGIPAIRNLIREDKVAQMYSSIQTGQQYGMQTMDQCLQDMVKRGSITRQNALEYAKNKDIFRA from the coding sequence ATGGATATCGCCGAGCTGCTCGCATTTTCGGTCAAGAATAAGGCTTCGGATCTGCATTTGTCGGCGGGCTTGCCGCCGATGATCCGCGTCGATGGTGATGTGCGCCGCATCAACGTGCCGGCGCTGGAGCACAAGCAAGTGCACGCGCTGATCTACGACATCATGTCGGACAAGCAGCGCCGCGACTACGAGGAATTCCTCGAAGTCGACTTCTCCTTCGAGATCGCCGGTCTGGCGCGTTTCCGCGTCAACGCCTTCAACCAGAACCGCGGCGCGGCGGCGGTGTTCCGCACGATTCCATCCGAGGTATGGACGCTGGAGGACCTGGGCGCGCCGAAGATCTTCAAGGATCTGATCGACCAGCCGCAGGGCCTGATCCTGTGCACCGGACCGACCGGTTCGGGCAAGTCGACCACGCTGGCGGCGATGGTCGATTACGTCAACAAGAACAACTACGGGCACATCCTCACCATCGAGGATCCGATCGAGTTCGTGCATACCTCGCAGAAATGCCTGATCAACCAGCGCGAGGTGCACCGCGACACGCACGGCTTCAACGAGGCGTTGCGCTCGGCGCTGCGCGAGGATCCCGATTTCATCCTGGTCGGCGAAATGCGCGATATCGAAACCATTCGCCTGGCGCTGACCGCGGCGGAAACCGGGCACCTGGTATTCGCCACGCTGCATACCTCGAGCGCGGCCAAGACCATCGACCGCATCATCGACGTGTTCCCGGCCGGCGAGAAACCCATGGTGCGCTCGATGCTGTCCGAGAGCCTGCGCGCGGTGGTCGCGCAATCACTGCTGAAGAAAGTCGGCGGTGGGCGCATCGCCGCGCACGAGATCATGGTCGGCATCCCCGCGATCCGCAACCTGATCCGCGAGGACAAGGTCGCGCAAATGTATTCGTCCATCCAGACCGGTCAACAGTACGGTATGCAGACCATGGACCAGTGCCTGCAGGACATGGTCAAGCGCGGCTCCATCACGCGCCAGAATGCGCTGGAATACGCCAAGAACAAGGACATTTTCAGGGCCTGA
- a CDS encoding YggS family pyridoxal phosphate-dependent enzyme, giving the protein MNAGCITLEAIRARIATAEGPAGPATTLLAVSKTQSASAVRALAACGQRQFGENYVQEALAKQRELADLGLEWHLIGPLQSNKCREVAQHFDWLESLDRVKLVALLDAARPPARPPLNVLIQVNIDDEASKSGCMPEQVAELAGLVAQAPRLVLRGLMAIPAPAADHARRAAAFRRMRALFDALRARHPGIDTLSMGMSDDFELAITCGATEVRVGSALFGPRG; this is encoded by the coding sequence TTGAACGCGGGGTGTATCACGCTTGAGGCGATACGCGCGCGTATCGCCACGGCGGAAGGACCCGCGGGGCCGGCGACCACGCTGCTCGCCGTGTCCAAGACCCAGTCGGCCAGCGCGGTGCGCGCCCTCGCCGCCTGCGGTCAGCGCCAGTTCGGAGAAAACTACGTGCAGGAGGCCTTGGCCAAGCAGCGCGAACTGGCCGACCTGGGCCTGGAATGGCATCTGATCGGTCCGCTGCAGTCCAACAAATGCCGCGAGGTCGCGCAGCATTTCGACTGGCTGGAAAGCCTCGATCGCGTCAAGTTGGTGGCGCTGCTGGATGCCGCCCGCCCGCCCGCGCGGCCACCCTTGAACGTGCTCATCCAGGTGAATATCGACGACGAGGCGAGCAAATCCGGATGCATGCCCGAGCAAGTCGCCGAGCTTGCCGGTCTTGTCGCGCAGGCGCCAAGACTGGTCCTGCGCGGGCTGATGGCGATCCCCGCGCCCGCCGCCGACCACGCACGGCGCGCAGCTGCCTTCCGCCGCATGCGCGCGCTGTTCGATGCGTTGCGCGCGCGGCATCCCGGCATCGACACCTTGTCGATGGGCATGAGCGATGATTTCGAACTGGCCATCACCTGCGGGGCGACCGAGGTGCGCGTGGGTAGTGCCTTGTTCGGGCCGCGCGGGTAG
- the proC gene encoding pyrroline-5-carboxylate reductase, whose protein sequence is MQPPAPESPAPDLESRRIAFLGGGNMARALISGLLRGGVAATDVRVAEPRAEARMELAQRFAIDTHADNAAAARDAALWVLAVKPQVLREVCTALAGLAQAQHPVVLSIAAGIRSAQIARWLGGDIAVVRAMPNTPALLGAGATGLYANAHVDADGHTLAMRVMQAVGLCHWIEDEAQMDIVTALSGSGPAYFFLLAEALEAAAVARGLPQDIARALAAQTCLGAGRMLVEDGASASELRQRVTSPGGTTAAALQAFAAGGFTALVADAVGAATQRGAELAAQAEGAA, encoded by the coding sequence ATGCAGCCACCAGCGCCCGAGTCACCAGCCCCTGATCTCGAGTCCCGACGCATCGCCTTCCTCGGCGGCGGCAACATGGCGCGGGCGCTGATCAGCGGGCTGCTGCGCGGTGGCGTGGCAGCCACCGACGTGCGCGTGGCCGAACCACGTGCCGAGGCGCGCATGGAGCTCGCGCAGCGCTTCGCCATCGACACGCACGCCGACAACGCCGCCGCGGCACGCGACGCCGCGCTGTGGGTGCTGGCGGTCAAGCCGCAGGTGTTGCGCGAGGTCTGCACCGCGTTGGCAGGGCTGGCGCAAGCCCAACATCCCGTGGTGCTGTCGATCGCGGCAGGTATTCGCAGCGCGCAGATCGCCCGCTGGCTGGGCGGCGACATCGCCGTGGTGCGCGCCATGCCCAACACGCCGGCGCTGCTGGGCGCGGGCGCCACCGGCCTGTACGCCAATGCGCACGTGGATGCTGACGGCCACACGCTGGCCATGCGCGTGATGCAGGCGGTGGGCCTGTGCCACTGGATCGAGGACGAGGCGCAGATGGATATCGTCACCGCGCTTTCGGGTTCCGGCCCGGCATATTTTTTCCTGCTGGCCGAAGCACTCGAGGCCGCCGCCGTGGCGCGGGGATTGCCGCAGGACATCGCGCGCGCGCTGGCCGCGCAGACCTGTCTCGGTGCCGGGCGCATGCTGGTCGAAGACGGCGCCAGCGCCAGCGAATTGCGTCAGCGCGTGACCTCGCCCGGTGGCACCACCGCAGCCGCGCTGCAAGCCTTTGCCGCGGGCGGATTCACCGCGCTGGTAGCCGACGCGGTCGGCGCGGCGACACAGCGCGGCGCCGAGCTGGCCGCGCAGGCCGAGGGCGCGGCATGA
- a CDS encoding YggT family protein, protein MSGYLVSAAQILITFVFGAVMALFMLRLLAEMARVNFYNPICQFLFRATHVLVTPLRRFVPSVRRISLAPLLLAYVAAILKMLLLTLLAGVLPHALGLLLMAVADLLDFILVLYMAIIFAAALMSMFAVEEQHPLVPFINQIATPALRPLRRMLPMLGGLDFSPAIAILIILLARALLVQPLLDFAQRLALGL, encoded by the coding sequence ATGAGCGGATATCTGGTCAGCGCAGCGCAAATCCTGATCACGTTCGTGTTCGGCGCGGTGATGGCGCTGTTCATGCTGCGCCTGCTGGCGGAGATGGCACGGGTGAACTTCTACAACCCGATCTGCCAGTTCCTGTTTCGCGCCACCCACGTGCTGGTCACACCGCTGCGCCGCTTCGTGCCCAGCGTGCGCCGCATCAGCCTGGCACCGCTGCTGCTGGCCTATGTCGCGGCGATACTCAAGATGCTGCTGCTGACACTGCTGGCCGGGGTATTGCCGCACGCACTAGGGCTGCTGCTGATGGCCGTGGCCGATCTGCTCGACTTCATCCTGGTGCTGTACATGGCCATCATTTTCGCCGCCGCGCTGATGAGCATGTTCGCGGTCGAGGAACAGCATCCGCTAGTGCCCTTCATCAACCAGATCGCCACACCGGCACTGCGCCCGTTGCGGCGCATGCTGCCGATGCTTGGGGGCCTGGATTTCTCGCCGGCCATCGCCATTTTGATCATCCTCCTGGCACGCGCGCTGCTGGTGCAGCCGCTGCTGGATTTCGCGCAGCGCCTGGCGCTGGGTCTCTGA
- a CDS encoding DUF4426 domain-containing protein: protein MRACVRSTLVALLLPFLPLTTLHAADAVKAQGYAIYYSAVATDTIPAQVAARHGLRRAADEGVVNISVMRGPDAARGTPVAATVRGAAYTLLGKRIALSFRAVDDAGMVYYLAALHIPRPDTLRFVLTVTPAGAAPIAVDFSRDFP, encoded by the coding sequence ATGCGCGCCTGCGTCCGCTCCACCCTCGTCGCGCTGCTGCTGCCATTCCTGCCGCTGACCACGCTGCACGCGGCCGACGCGGTCAAGGCGCAGGGCTACGCGATCTATTACAGCGCGGTGGCCACCGACACCATCCCCGCGCAGGTCGCCGCGCGTCACGGCCTGCGCCGCGCGGCCGATGAAGGCGTGGTCAACATCAGCGTGATGCGCGGGCCGGATGCCGCGCGCGGCACACCAGTCGCGGCCACGGTGCGCGGCGCGGCCTACACGCTGCTGGGCAAGCGCATCGCGCTGAGCTTTCGCGCGGTCGATGATGCGGGCATGGTGTATTACCTCGCCGCGCTGCATATTCCGCGCCCGGACACGCTGCGCTTCGTGCTCACGGTGACCCCGGCGGGTGCCGCACCGATCGCGGTGGATTTCAGCCGCGACTTCCCCTGA
- a CDS encoding histidine phosphatase family protein translates to MRALLIRHAQAEWGGADYDQLSALGMQQAAALAQWLARESGWRPRRLIGGPRRRHQLTLQAIRAAVLAACGAAPAIEIARDWDDADAAALLAAFRRAQPQAPELAWVTPGASPAQARALLTAVFAAWRDGALDTYMPETWAAFAARIARARQALMQDDAATDVIVVSSAGAIARCAQAALQLDDAAMVALNIGLDNTALSEFCADAGAWQLLRWNCLPHFANGATRALASTH, encoded by the coding sequence ATGCGCGCGCTGTTGATCCGCCACGCGCAGGCCGAATGGGGCGGCGCCGACTACGACCAGCTCAGCGCGCTGGGCATGCAGCAGGCGGCGGCGCTGGCGCAGTGGCTCGCGCGGGAATCCGGCTGGCGACCGCGGCGCCTGATCGGCGGTCCGCGCCGCCGCCATCAACTGACGCTGCAGGCCATCCGTGCTGCCGTGCTGGCGGCATGCGGCGCGGCGCCCGCCATCGAGATCGCGCGCGACTGGGACGACGCCGATGCCGCCGCGTTGCTGGCCGCGTTTCGCCGCGCACAACCGCAGGCGCCGGAACTGGCCTGGGTTACGCCGGGAGCCAGCCCGGCGCAGGCACGCGCCCTGCTCACGGCGGTGTTCGCGGCCTGGCGCGATGGCGCGCTGGATACGTACATGCCGGAAACCTGGGCCGCATTCGCCGCGCGCATCGCGCGCGCACGCCAGGCACTGATGCAGGATGACGCCGCCACCGACGTGATCGTGGTCAGCTCGGCGGGCGCGATCGCGCGTTGCGCGCAGGCCGCGCTGCAACTCGATGACGCCGCGATGGTGGCGCTCAATATCGGGCTGGACAATACCGCGCTCAGCGAATTTTGCGCGGACGCTGGCGCCTGGCAACTGCTGCGCTGGAACTGCCTGCCGCACTTCGCCAACGGCGCGACGCGCGCGCTGGCCAGCACGCACTGA
- a CDS encoding ABC transporter substrate-binding protein encodes MGPRRIVCLTEEPTEVLYALGEQDRIVGISGFTVRPPRARKEKPRVSAFTSAKIDAILALQPDMAIGFSDIQADIAQALIRAGVEVWISNHRSVAGILDYIRRLGALVGAGDAAGLYAHRAAAHVDAVRAAAAALPRHPRVYFEEWDDPIITGIQWVAELLRIAGGVDVFPELATQPLAKNRILADAGEVVRRDPQIIFGSWCGKRFRPEQVAARPGWDMLGAVRARQVFEIKSPIILQPGPAALFDGLDALHAHIRAWAPRDD; translated from the coding sequence ATCGGTCCACGCCGCATTGTCTGCCTGACCGAGGAGCCCACCGAGGTGCTGTACGCGCTGGGCGAGCAGGATCGCATCGTCGGCATCAGCGGTTTCACCGTGCGGCCGCCGCGGGCACGCAAGGAAAAGCCCAGGGTCAGCGCGTTCACCAGCGCGAAGATCGACGCCATCCTCGCGCTGCAGCCGGACATGGCCATCGGGTTTTCCGATATCCAGGCCGACATCGCGCAGGCGCTGATTCGCGCCGGGGTCGAAGTGTGGATCAGCAATCACCGCAGCGTGGCCGGCATCCTCGATTACATCCGCCGTCTCGGCGCGCTGGTCGGCGCTGGCGATGCCGCCGGACTGTATGCGCACCGCGCCGCCGCGCACGTGGACGCGGTGCGCGCTGCGGCGGCGGCCTTGCCGCGCCACCCGCGCGTGTATTTCGAGGAGTGGGACGATCCCATCATCACCGGCATCCAGTGGGTGGCCGAGTTGTTGCGCATCGCCGGTGGCGTGGATGTGTTTCCGGAGTTGGCCACGCAGCCGCTGGCGAAAAACCGCATCCTCGCCGATGCCGGCGAAGTGGTGCGGCGTGATCCGCAGATCATCTTCGGCTCGTGGTGCGGCAAACGCTTTCGTCCCGAACAGGTCGCCGCGCGTCCAGGTTGGGACATGCTCGGCGCGGTGCGCGCGCGGCAGGTCTTCGAGATCAAGTCGCCGATCATCCTGCAGCCCGGTCCGGCGGCGTTGTTCGATGGCCTGGATGCGCTGCATGCGCACATCCGCGCGTGGGCGCCGCGCGACGACTGA
- the pdxH gene encoding pyridoxamine 5'-phosphate oxidase — MLNPELLQYLRDLLDQARACADPEATAMTLATVSGDGRPHARIVLLKGIEADGLRFYTNYRSAKGEEIRAHAEVALCLHWKHLGEVKAGGVQVRVEGRASRLHDDESDAYFSTRPRGSQIGAWASLQSQTLPDRAAFDARVADYEQQFAGKDVPRPPHWGGYRVLPDVVEVWHGREFRLHERRRWERFADVWRERLLYP; from the coding sequence ATGCTCAACCCCGAACTGTTGCAATACCTGCGCGACCTGCTCGATCAGGCGCGCGCCTGCGCTGACCCCGAGGCCACCGCGATGACCCTCGCCACCGTCAGCGGTGATGGCCGCCCCCACGCCCGTATCGTGTTGCTCAAGGGGATCGAGGCCGATGGTTTGCGGTTTTACACCAATTACCGCAGTGCCAAGGGCGAGGAGATCCGCGCCCACGCCGAAGTGGCGCTGTGCCTGCACTGGAAGCATCTGGGCGAGGTCAAGGCCGGCGGCGTGCAAGTGCGCGTGGAGGGTCGCGCCTCGCGTCTGCACGACGATGAATCCGACGCCTATTTTTCGACGCGGCCGCGCGGCAGCCAGATCGGCGCCTGGGCCTCGCTGCAGTCGCAGACGCTGCCCGATCGCGCCGCGTTCGATGCGCGCGTGGCCGACTATGAGCAGCAGTTCGCCGGCAAGGACGTGCCGCGCCCGCCGCACTGGGGCGGTTATCGCGTGCTGCCGGATGTGGTCGAGGTGTGGCATGGCCGCGAGTTCCGCCTGCACGAGCGCCGCCGCTGGGAGCGCTTCGCCGATGTCTGGCGCGAGCGTTTGTTGTATCCGTGA
- a CDS encoding kinase gives MKARDANTATAALAARLWPYVAALLRARRTPLRVGISGLQGSGKSTLATALLRVARQHGVGAVRLALDDAYLGRAARRRMARTRHPLWLTRGAPGTHDVALLRATLRALHHASVAQPACLPRFDKGRDTRRPPSRWPRVTAVPALIVLEGWCLGVQPQSAAQLLHPLNALERHEDRDGRWRRAVNAALAAYAPLWDALDLRILLHAPGFAVASRWRAQAEAALRTRAAPRAMGSAQLRRFMQHYQRLSEHALVTLPRWADVRVDLDAAHGAGALRVARQPRARPAQRPKNSQPLRAPARPPRRCRRPAPR, from the coding sequence TTGAAGGCGCGGGATGCTAACACGGCGACCGCGGCGCTGGCCGCGCGTCTGTGGCCGTACGTCGCAGCCCTGCTGCGCGCGCGGCGCACGCCGCTGCGGGTGGGCATCTCCGGCCTGCAGGGCAGCGGCAAGAGCACGCTGGCGACGGCGCTGCTGCGCGTGGCGCGGCAGCATGGCGTGGGCGCCGTGCGGCTCGCGCTGGATGATGCGTATCTGGGCCGCGCGGCGCGGCGGCGCATGGCGCGCACGCGGCATCCGCTGTGGCTCACGCGCGGTGCGCCAGGCACGCACGACGTGGCACTGCTGCGCGCGACGCTGCGCGCATTGCACCACGCCAGCGTCGCGCAGCCGGCGTGTCTGCCGCGCTTCGACAAGGGCCGTGACACGCGTCGGCCGCCTTCGCGCTGGCCGCGCGTAACCGCCGTGCCGGCGTTGATCGTGCTGGAAGGCTGGTGCCTGGGCGTGCAGCCGCAATCAGCGGCGCAACTGCTGCATCCGCTGAATGCACTGGAACGGCACGAGGACCGCGACGGCCGCTGGCGGCGCGCGGTCAATGCGGCACTGGCGGCCTATGCGCCGCTGTGGGACGCGCTCGATCTGCGCATCCTGTTGCACGCGCCCGGCTTTGCCGTCGCCAGTCGCTGGCGCGCACAGGCCGAGGCGGCACTGCGCACGCGCGCGGCACCGCGTGCGATGGGCAGCGCGCAATTGCGCCGCTTCATGCAGCACTACCAGCGCCTGAGCGAGCACGCGCTGGTCACGTTGCCGCGCTGGGCGGATGTGCGCGTGGATCTGGATGCGGCACACGGCGCGGGCGCGCTGCGCGTGGCGCGGCAACCGCGCGCGCGGCCGGCTCAGAGGCCGAAAAATTCACAGCCTCTCAGGGCGCCGGCTCGACCACCACGGCGGTGCCGTAGGCCAGCACCTCGGTGA
- a CDS encoding YbjQ family protein, which produces MGANMIPHGAVTTANELHGYRVLRTLGIVRGLTVRSRSVIGNIGAALQTLVGGNITLYVELCEKAREEAFELMCQHAAAMGGNAVLAMRYDANDVAEGVTEVLAYGTAVVVEPAP; this is translated from the coding sequence ATGGGCGCGAACATGATCCCGCACGGCGCGGTCACCACCGCCAACGAGCTGCACGGCTACCGCGTGCTGCGCACGCTGGGCATCGTGCGCGGGCTCACGGTGCGCTCGCGCAGCGTCATCGGCAACATCGGCGCGGCGCTGCAGACCCTGGTCGGCGGCAACATCACGTTGTATGTCGAGCTGTGCGAAAAAGCGCGCGAGGAAGCCTTCGAGCTGATGTGCCAGCACGCCGCGGCGATGGGCGGCAACGCCGTGCTGGCGATGCGCTACGACGCCAACGATGTGGCCGAGGGCGTCACCGAGGTGCTGGCCTACGGCACCGCCGTGGTGGTCGAGCCGGCGCCCTGA
- a CDS encoding response regulator transcription factor gives MNKQHSYVVGVLEDDPEQSGLVQIWLEKSGYEALLFAKAAEFRRSLGHEAIDLLLLDWMLPDASGLEVLEWIRSAGNPNLPVVFLTVRAAETDIVRGLEAGADDYVVKPPKQAELLARVAAVLRRRGGAEIDAAAQLDVPPYTIDFTKRRVRIGADDFDLTQREFDLASYLFRRHGRIVSREALLEQVWNLSPGLTTRTVDTHISRLRKKLALSGEHGWKLTAVYQHGYRLEQV, from the coding sequence ATGAACAAGCAGCACAGTTACGTGGTCGGCGTGCTTGAGGACGATCCCGAGCAGTCCGGTCTGGTGCAGATCTGGCTGGAAAAGTCCGGCTACGAGGCGTTGCTGTTCGCCAAGGCCGCCGAGTTTCGGCGCAGTCTCGGCCACGAGGCGATCGATCTGCTGCTGCTGGACTGGATGCTGCCCGATGCCAGCGGCCTGGAAGTGCTGGAGTGGATCCGCAGCGCCGGCAATCCCAACCTGCCGGTGGTGTTTCTCACCGTGCGCGCGGCCGAAACCGACATCGTGCGCGGGCTGGAGGCTGGCGCCGACGATTACGTGGTCAAGCCACCCAAGCAGGCCGAGCTGCTGGCGCGCGTGGCCGCGGTGCTGCGCCGCCGTGGCGGCGCCGAAATCGACGCTGCCGCGCAGTTGGACGTGCCGCCGTACACCATCGATTTCACCAAGCGCCGCGTGCGCATCGGCGCGGACGATTTCGACCTGACCCAGCGCGAGTTTGACCTGGCCAGTTATCTGTTTCGCCGCCACGGCCGCATCGTCAGTCGCGAGGCGCTGCTGGAACAGGTGTGGAATCTCAGTCCCGGCCTGACCACGCGCACCGTCGACACGCACATCAGCCGCCTGCGCAAGAAGCTCGCGCTCAGCGGTGAGCACGGCTGGAAATTGACCGCCGTGTACCAGCACGGTTACCGACTCGAACAGGTCTGA
- a CDS encoding NAD-dependent epimerase/dehydratase family protein, whose protein sequence is MPDAAPVLIAGCGDVGMRLAALLQVHGQRVLCLRRNVAALAPGLPGFAADLADAASLRALPRGIRRVVFLPAPLAREAVAYRTVYLAGLANLLDALDEPALQRCVLVTSSAVYGEHAGAWVDEDTPPAPLGFNGAILLAAEALLLARLGESRGVVLRLAGLYGPGRTQLLDDLRNGTARVPRDPPFYANRIQVDDAAAALAHLLALPDAASVYLGVDDTPLPLHELYAALAQQLRAPAPGIGPPPPGIGNKRLRNARLRASGWAPRWPDTRAGYAALRVDPA, encoded by the coding sequence ATGCCTGACGCAGCGCCGGTCCTGATCGCCGGCTGCGGCGATGTCGGCATGCGCCTCGCCGCACTGCTGCAGGTGCATGGGCAGCGCGTGCTGTGCCTGCGCCGCAACGTGGCCGCGCTGGCGCCGGGCTTGCCCGGATTCGCCGCGGATCTGGCGGATGCCGCGTCGCTGCGCGCGTTGCCGCGCGGCATCCGTCGCGTGGTGTTTTTGCCGGCGCCGCTTGCGCGTGAAGCGGTCGCATATCGAACGGTCTACCTTGCTGGATTGGCGAACTTGCTGGATGCGTTGGATGAACCGGCGCTGCAGCGCTGCGTGCTGGTCACCTCCAGCGCGGTGTACGGCGAGCACGCCGGCGCATGGGTGGACGAGGACACGCCGCCCGCGCCGCTGGGGTTCAACGGCGCGATCCTGCTCGCAGCCGAGGCGCTGCTGCTCGCGCGCCTGGGTGAGTCGCGCGGCGTGGTGTTGCGCCTGGCCGGCCTGTACGGGCCGGGACGCACGCAGTTGCTCGACGATCTGCGCAACGGAACCGCGCGCGTGCCGCGCGATCCACCGTTCTATGCCAACCGCATCCAGGTCGATGACGCCGCCGCGGCGCTTGCGCATCTGCTGGCGCTGCCAGACGCGGCATCGGTCTATCTGGGCGTCGACGACACGCCGTTGCCGCTGCACGAGTTGTACGCGGCGCTGGCGCAGCAGTTGCGCGCGCCGGCACCGGGCATCGGACCACCACCGCCCGGCATCGGCAACAAGCGTCTGCGCAACGCGCGCCTGCGCGCCAGCGGCTGGGCACCGCGCTGGCCGGATACGCGCGCCGGCTACGCCGCGTTGCGCGTCGATCCGGCGTGA
- a CDS encoding shikimate kinase has protein sequence MNPSLNLLLIGPTGAGKTTLGRWLAPRLGVPCVDLDRVIEAQAGQPVREIFAREGETGFRAREAAALREHSTHAGALLVCGGGIVTQAENRARLRAHGFVLWLQVSAATRTRRLADDTTRPLLAGADLLARLQQLDATRAAWYAECADAVLDEIPDEPADALGARALALLHARWQRRAGAAASA, from the coding sequence ATGAATCCCTCGCTGAATCTGTTGCTGATCGGCCCGACCGGCGCCGGCAAGACCACGCTGGGTCGCTGGCTGGCCCCGCGCCTCGGCGTGCCCTGCGTCGACCTGGACCGCGTCATTGAGGCGCAGGCCGGGCAGCCGGTGCGCGAGATTTTCGCGCGCGAGGGCGAGACCGGCTTCCGCGCCCGTGAAGCCGCGGCGCTGCGCGAACATAGCACGCATGCCGGCGCGCTCCTGGTGTGCGGCGGCGGCATCGTGACGCAGGCGGAGAACCGCGCGCGACTGCGTGCGCACGGCTTCGTGCTGTGGCTGCAGGTGAGCGCGGCCACGCGCACGCGGCGCCTGGCCGACGACACCACGCGCCCGCTGCTGGCCGGTGCCGATCTGCTGGCGCGCCTGCAGCAACTCGACGCCACGCGCGCGGCCTGGTATGCCGAGTGCGCCGACGCGGTGCTTGATGAAATCCCCGACGAACCCGCCGATGCGCTGGGTGCGCGCGCGCTGGCGCTGCTGCACGCGCGCTGGCAGCGCCGCGCCGGCGCGGCGGCCTCCGCATGA
- the aroB gene encoding 3-dehydroquinate synthase: MSAVREIEVRLGARGYSIRIGRGLLDDATLWRPLLRGRHALIVTNTSVAPLYQARLQPALADLHWRALALPDGEAHKTLASVARIWDALAELGATRDACILALGGGVVGDMAGFAAACWMRGIDCVQMPTTLLAMVDSAVGGKTGVDHAAGKNLIGAFHQPRLVLADLATLDTLPPREYRAGLAEIVKIGALGDAAFLAQLEHDPMALNAREDAALTHAIAHACAYKAGVVMRDETEQGERALLNFGHSFAHALETVTGYSTLLHGEAVAIGMVLAARLSARLGHAPMADAQRLAALLHALDLPTQPPPGLDADALLAAMRLDKKNRAGTLRLILWRGAGQAFIAADVDADHVRASWVRNA, from the coding sequence ATGAGCGCGGTGCGCGAGATCGAAGTGCGCCTCGGCGCGCGCGGCTACAGCATCCGCATCGGTCGCGGCCTGCTCGACGATGCCACGCTGTGGCGTCCGCTGCTGCGCGGCCGTCACGCGCTGATCGTGACCAACACCAGCGTCGCGCCGCTGTATCAGGCGCGGTTGCAACCGGCTTTGGCCGACCTGCACTGGCGCGCGCTGGCGCTGCCCGACGGCGAGGCGCACAAAACCCTCGCCTCGGTGGCCCGCATCTGGGACGCGCTAGCCGAACTCGGCGCCACGCGCGACGCCTGCATTCTCGCGCTGGGCGGTGGCGTGGTCGGCGACATGGCCGGCTTCGCCGCCGCCTGCTGGATGCGCGGCATCGATTGCGTGCAGATGCCCACCACGCTGCTGGCCATGGTCGATTCCGCCGTGGGCGGCAAGACCGGCGTGGATCACGCCGCCGGCAAGAATCTCATCGGCGCGTTCCATCAACCGCGCCTGGTACTGGCCGATCTGGCCACGCTGGACACCCTGCCGCCGCGCGAATACCGCGCCGGCCTGGCCGAGATCGTCAAGATCGGCGCATTGGGCGACGCCGCGTTCCTGGCGCAGCTCGAACATGACCCCATGGCCTTGAACGCGCGTGAGGATGCGGCCCTGACTCATGCCATCGCCCATGCCTGCGCCTACAAGGCCGGCGTGGTGATGCGCGACGAGACCGAACAGGGCGAGCGCGCCCTGCTCAACTTCGGCCACAGCTTCGCGCACGCGCTGGAAACCGTCACCGGCTACAGCACGCTGCTGCATGGCGAGGCGGTGGCCATCGGCATGGTTCTCGCGGCGCGGCTGTCGGCGCGGCTGGGCCACGCGCCGATGGCCGATGCGCAACGCCTGGCCGCATTGCTGCACGCGCTGGACCTGCCCACGCAACCGCCGCCCGGCCTCGATGCCGATGCCTTGCTGGCGGCGATGCGCCTGGACAAGAAGAACCGCGCCGGCACGCTGCGTCTGATCCTGTGGCGCGGCGCCGGTCAGGCCTTCATCGCCGCCGATGTCGACGCGGACCACGTGCGCGCATCCTGGGTCCGCAACGCCTGA